One region of Aeromicrobium sp. Sec7.5 genomic DNA includes:
- a CDS encoding Crp/Fnr family transcriptional regulator has product MAKLDPQIVEALKSVTDFDETTVRALAKHGTIVNVPARWSLMWENTPADKAYIILEGEVVIRKDNADLAELGPGSVIGEIALVNKKLRSASVFALTPLKALHFTDEAIADLSADNSSFGEALKQAAAERLASD; this is encoded by the coding sequence ATGGCGAAGCTCGACCCTCAGATCGTCGAGGCGTTGAAGTCGGTCACCGACTTCGACGAGACCACGGTGCGTGCGCTCGCCAAGCACGGCACGATCGTGAACGTGCCCGCGCGGTGGTCGCTCATGTGGGAGAACACCCCGGCCGACAAGGCCTACATCATCCTCGAGGGCGAGGTCGTGATCCGCAAGGACAACGCCGACCTCGCCGAGCTCGGTCCGGGCTCGGTCATCGGTGAGATCGCGCTGGTCAACAAGAAGCTGCGCAGCGCCTCGGTCTTCGCGCTCACCCCGCTCAAGGCCCTGCACTTCACCGACGAGGCGATCGCCGACCTCAGCGCCGACAACTCCAGCTTCGGCGAGGCCCTCAAGCAGGCTGCCGCCGAGCGCCTCGCGAGTGACTGA